The Sulfurovum zhangzhouensis genome includes the window AGCGTTTCATAGACATCATCACGCATTGTCACAAGATCACGAGAGAGAAAAGCACTTTCCTTACTTTCAGTAAGAAGTGTCTGAATACGGGCTGTACCACAGTTTTCCAGGTCTTCATAAATTGCTTCAAGCGTACCGTATTCGTTGATCAATTTACTGGCACCCTTTTGTCCTATTCCTTTAACACCTGGTACATTATCAGAACTATCACCTACTATCGCCTGAAAGTTGATAAAGTCTTTTGGTTTGACACCGAACTTCTCTATACATGCTGCTTCATCAACTTCCTTCTTCTTTACAGAGTCGTACATCACCACAATGCCGTCATCTATAAGTTGATAGAGATCTTTATCATGAGATACGATACGTACCTTCATCCCCTTCTCTTTGGCAATCCTAGTCACAGTAGCAATAACATCATCGGCTTCGTAACCCTCTTTAGATAAGTTGGCAAAGCCCATTTTCTCAACCCATTCAATAGCAACGGGAAGTTGTTTGACCAGATCTTCCGGTGGTGCTTCACGGTGTGCCTTATACTCCTCATAAACATCATTACGAAATGTTTTTCCTTTACTATCCAGTGCAAATACCAAATAATCAGTATTGTGATCTTTATGCAGCGAGTCTACAAAATTGATAAAACCCGTCAAAAGTCCTGTAGGAAATCCCTCAGCATTACGAAGCGGAGGAAGAGCAAAATATGAGCGGAAAAAAAATCCGAATGTATCTATGATGGTAATAGTTTTCAAAATTAACCTTCAACTTTTTTTGTATTATATCGACAATTACAGTGAAAGAAAAAGCACATGCCGATAACTTAGGGAATAATGTGAAATCTATCACAACAATCTGAACAATGTCTCTATGAAGTATGAAAAAGACTGGGGGGGCTTAAACATACTGTTTAACGACTTTAAGGAATAGAAGCATATAATATTATAATTCGCAATGAGGATAAACAATGGCTGGTTTGCTTAATGATAATAATGAGAGTATCAAAATAGAGCCTCATGAAAAAAAGAAGTTTAAATCAGAAAATAGTTTCGGCAAGCAAGAGGTAAGCTATGAAGATGCACCTCTTTTCTTTCCCCCGGGCTTTGAAAAGATATTTCTTTTGATCTATTTTGTCTCTTTACCCTACATTACGGGTCTCTTATTTTTGTTTATCTATATTTCAGAAAGTGATTATGAGTCGTTTTTACTGTTAGTTCAGGAGTCTTCATTTATCATGACATGGGCAATCGGTTATGAGATTCTTGCGGTGTTGATCCTACTATATATTGTCAAAATGGCAATTAAATTCAGTATCGAAAATAAACCCGGTGCTAAGAAAAATTTTAAAAGACCTGTATAAAACGATCTCGTTTTATACAAAGTAGCATTAAATCCCCAACTCTTTTTTCAAGTATTCAGCAGTATAACTTCCTGTCTTTTCATACTCTTTTGCCAGCTTTTCAGGACTTCCTTCTGCAATGATCAATCCGCCTTTATTTCCGCCTTCAGGTCCCATATCAATGATATAGTCAGCATTTTTGATCATATCAAGATTGTGTTCGATAACTACAACCGAGTTTCCAAGATCAACCAAGTGATGCAATACACCCGTCAGCCTGTCTACATCCGCAAAGTGTAGTCCGGTAGTCGGCTCATCCAGTACATAAAGTGTATTACCTGTATCTTTACGACTCAGCTCTTTACTCAGTTTGATACGCTGTGCTTCACCACCTGAAAGTGTGGTCGCATTCTGCCCCAGAGTAATATAGTCTAATCCAACATCCTGAAGTGTCTTGAGTTTGACAGCGATTGCAGGTATCGCTTTGAAGAACTCCATCGCTTCAGCTACACTCATTGCAAGAACATCAGCAATTGATTTACCTTTATAAAGTACCTCTAGTGTTTGTGCATTGTAGCGTGCGCCGTTACAGGCATCACACTTGACCATCACATCCGGTAAGAAGTGCATCTCGATCTTTATTTGACCATCTCCTTGACACTTTTCACATCGTCCGCCCTTGACATTAAATGAAAAACGCCCTACTTTATAGCCACGAAGTTCTGCTTCTTTTGTCTGAGCAAAGAGTTTTCTTATTTCATCCATTACACCTGTGTAGGTTGCAGGATTTGAACGTGGTGTACGTCCGATAGGACTCTGATCCAGATAAATTACTTTATCAAGAGTGTCCAACCCGTTGATCTCTACTCCATCTACCTTATTGACTTTTTTGGCATGATTGAGAAGCTCTCTTGCAACAGGAAGAAGTGTCTGTAAGATCAATGAACTTTTTCCACTTCCACTCACACCTGTGATACAAACAAAATTATGAAGCGGTATTTTTGCATTTAGATGATGAATATTGTTCAGTGTAACGTTTTTGATCTCAATCCACTTCTCTTGAGGCTTATCGTGTGGATAAGATACATCTTTGCGTCCAAACATATAATCCGCAGTTAACGTCTTTGCTTTTTTTAGTGCATTTGTACTGCCTGAAAAAACCACTTGACCGCCAAACTCACCTGCTCCCGGACCGATATCGACAATATGGTCAGCTGCTGCAATTGTCTCTTTGTCATGTTCAACCACGATAACACTGTTGCCTTTATCACGCAAAGACACCAGTGTCCTGATCAGTTTCATTGTATCACGTTCATGTAGCCCGATACTTGGCTCATCAAGTACATACATGACCCCAGTCAGTCCCGATCCGATCTGCGAAGCGATACGGATACGCTGTGCTTCTCCTCCTGAGATCGTACGTGCATCACGACTGAGTGTAAGATAGCCTAGACCTACATCAAAAAGGAAAAAAAGCCTTTCATGAAGTTCCTTCAAAATCGGCTCGGCAATAAGACGCTGTTGCTCGTTAAGATGAGAAAAGCTCTTTTCATCCGCAAAGTATGTATAGGACTTTTCAATAGGCATATCAATGACATCAGCGATATTCTTACCTTCGATCTTCACTGCAAGTGAGCGAGGGCGGAGTCTGTGTCCCTGACATTTATCACACACCTTCTCCGTCATATACTCACTTAGATCCTTTTCGTCTTTGAACATCTCATGAGCAAACTTAACGACACCGGGCCATTCACGTTTAAGCTTATGGCGCTTCCATGTAAAGTCTACCACACCGCCTATCCCGTATAAGATCGCCTTTTGCTGATATTCTGCAAGTTCGCTATAGGGGACATTGATATCAATATCATTTTGTTCACAAAAAGCATTAAGGAATTTTGTATAGTAACTTTTGTTAAAACCGTACATGATCTTAACGGCACCCTTATCGATACTAAGGTCCGGATCGATCACTTTTTTAAGGTCAATGGCATAACGAATACCAAGCCCATCACATGTAGGACATGCACCTTTTGGTGAGTTAAATGAAAAACTCACAGGCTCCAACGGTTCAAAACTGAGTTTACAATCAAAACAGGCCAAGTGTTCAGAATAGTGCATATCCTGCCGGTCAAACTCTATCTCTTCATGGTTCAATATCTCTATTTCTACTTCACCAAAGCTCTCTTTGAGTGCTTTTTCAACATCCTGGCCGATACGATCTCTACTTTCTTCTTTGACCACAACTCTATCGATCACTACTTTGATCGTATGTTTTTTGGTCTTTGAAAGTTCAATCTCATCGTCAAGCCTTACCATCACACCATCGATCATTGCACGTACATAACCCTTATGCCGTAGTGATTCGATCATATCGGCAAAGGTTCCCTTTTTCTCTTTGACCAATGGTGCCATAATGACCAATTTAGCGCCATCAGGAAGTCTAAGCACTTCCTCAATGATATCACTTGCCGACATTGAAGAGATCGGTTTTCCACACTCATGACAGTACTGTTTTCCAACCCTTGCAAAAAGCAATCTAAGATAATCATAGATTTCAGTGATCGTTCCTACAGTAGAACGAGGGTTTTTTGAGGTGGTTTTCTGATCGATCGCGATTGCAGGTGTCAGTCCTTCAATCTTATCAACATCCGGTTTTCCTACACGACCGAGGAACTGTCTGGCATAAGAAGAGAGCGACTCTATATAACGGCGCTGCCCTTCTGCATAAAGTGTAGAGAATGCTAACGTAGATTTTCCTGAACCGGAAATCCCGGTAAAAACCACTAGCTTGTTTTTAGGTATTTCAAGATCGATATTTTTAAGATTGTTCTCTTTTGCCCCAAAAACCTGTATCGTATCATTTTTTATACTAGACATTAATTACCTTATTAAAACCACATTTTATCGACTAGGATAGCAATTGCTATCACATACATTACTAGCAGTGCAATCTTATGATGTGTAGAATGTACATGGTCTTTAAGCCATATACCACCCCATACACCTACCAGTGAAGCAATTGCAATAATCAGACCATTTTCAAAATCTATTGTACCTGTTACAAGACGACTGGACATACCTGCCACAGATGAGAAGACTACAAAAAAGAGTCCCGCACTCACTGCCTTTTTGATTGGATAATGTAAAAGTCCTACCAGTATCGGTGTCAACACGATCGACCCACCTACTCCCAAAGTAATCGCAAAAATACCTATCACCACACCTATGAGGAATAGCAATGCTCTATTGATCGATCTTGTCTGTGCGTCATCTTCATGCTGTTTGGAAAAGAAAAGCCTAAAGAGTGCAAATAAAAGTAAAGCAAGAAATAAAAATTCAAGTACTCTATCTGCAATGAACTGGGTGACATATCCACCGATGAAACCACCGATAAAACCGCCTAACCCTACCAGTATGCCTTCTCCTAGGATAAGAGAACCTTTTTTATGGTTAAGATAAGAGCCGTAGATCGAACTAAATACCATCTGCATAATCGAAATACCGATCGCATCTTTTGTCGAGAACCCCATAGCCAGCAAAACAGGTACAAGTATAGTTCCACCGCCTATACCGAAAAAACCAGACATTGCACCGATCAGTACCCCTACAGGTATGAGTTCCATCATCATCTCTATCTTGCTCCGTAAATTTTGTTCGGATTATAACATGTTTTATTTAGGTGCCATATACAATGGTTTGTATCAGTGAGGACGGCTTATATAGTCTTGAGAGAAAAACTCTTCTATGACCTCTCTCATCTCTTTTGGATCTTCCATACGATTTACAAGATTCCTGAATGCCGATGCTCCCTGAAATCCTGCTTTTGAGTAACTATGCAAATTTTTTCGGAACATAATTGCGCCATAATTTTCATAGTGTTCAATCATCTGATCAAAATGTTCCAATACTACTGCTTTGATCAAAGCCGGAGATACTTCTTCCATCCCCTCCTTGATCTGATGGAATATCCACGGCCTGCCTACGGCAGCACGTCCAATCATGATACCGTCAGCCCCGGTATGTTCCAATACCCATTTTGCCTTTTCCGGAGAATCAATATCTCCATTTGCGATCACAGGGATAGAAACTGCTTTTTTGATATCACGTATCGCATCATAGTCTACAGGAGCTTTGTAGCGTCCGGCTCGTGTACGTCCATGTACTGCGATAAAGTCGGCACCGTTATCCTCACAAATCTTTGCAATCTCGATAGGGTTTTTTTCATTAAAACCTATACGAATTTTTACTGAAGTATATGGCTTGAGAGAATGCTTTTTGATCGTACGTATTGTCTCTCCCATTTTATCAAGATCTGTAAGGAGTGATGATCCTTGTAGGTTATTGACTATTTTAGGTGCAGGACATCCGCAATTAAGATCGATCACAGAAACATCATCCAATGTATTAACATACTCTACAGCCTTTCGCATTACTTCCTGATCAGAACCGGCAAGTTGAATACTGTAAAGATCTTCAAGAGGGGATTTTTCAACCATTCGGTAGGTCTTTTTGCTTTGATGAACCAGTGCATTGGAGCTGATCATTTCTGAGACGGTCAGATCAACACCAAACTTCTTTACAACCGAACGGAAAGGCAGGTCGGTAAAGCCTGCAAGGGGTGCTAATGCATACAGTGTTTTACTAAAATCAATAGTAGCCATAAATTCCTTTTAATACTTTGCTTCTCTACAAATTGTATCAATATTAATAATGTCTTCCAGTTTATATCTGGCATTGGATCTTTTAAGTGTATAAAGCGCTCTAAATCTCATAAATTCAGAGTCTTCTTGTTCATCCAGGTATTTTCCAACCTCATCCATCAGTTCATAATCGAAAAGAAGATACAGATAGGCATACTGTGCCTTTGAATTCTTTAACTGATAACTAAAGAATAGTGCAAGGTTCTCATCCGGTGTAAATAATTTTTTTGTGATCTCTGCGATACGTAAAAAATCACTGCATGTTGGATTGATATTATCAATAAAGTCTTTGATGATCTCTTGAGAAATACCCATGTCTTCGTCCTGATTTACACGTCTGAGCATTACTAGGAAATTCTCTATATCAAAAACTTTTGCAAACTGTCTTGCCTTGAAGAAGTTCTCTTTTGAGGCAAATATCTCAAGCGCTTTTTTCTGTACAGGTGTAGAAAACTCTGAAGAGGATTTCATCACCTCTTCCACAAATTTCGGATCTATATCAAGACGGTTGAGCCTGTTTTGGATCAAATAAGGGTTTCCTTCATTGAAAACTTTTGCAAGCTTATGCTCTTTAAGATCAACATATTCACCGCTTTGGATCTTTTTGAGAATACCGGTGATCTTTGTGAGTCTAGGATTTAACTCAGGCATACCATCTTTCATTTGAAGATTACTGTAAGAGAGCAATGCTGCAGATTTATCTATATCCTCTATTAAATATTTCTGCTCTTTTGACTCATTCAGCAATGCCCAGTAAAGTGCATCATTCAACGTCTGTGCATCTTTTTTCCACCGGTTGAGGGTAAAATGATTCTTCAGTCCATATACAAGCATATGAAAAAATGTAAATACATACAGTACAAACATCGGTAAAACTAGCCACGCTGCAACAGGAAAGTTCAAGTTAACTCCCATGAATTCAACTACATAATGGTCTGCATTGACAGTATATGCCAATCCACCCACTATTATCATTAGTACGATTGTGGCGAATGTATATAAACCAAGCTTCATCTTATACCCCTCCTTTTACATTTGTTCTTTTTCGGTTATCTCCCGACATGTGATACAAAAACGAGCAAAGTTTTTCACTTCCAAGCGTTTTTTTCCTATAGGTTCCTCACACATCTCACAGATACCATATGTACCTTTTTTTATTTTATCCAAAGCTAGTTCAATTTCGGCTAATTCTTTACGTTGCTGTGTTAAAATCGCGCTATCTACAATAGTTTCAGCAGATGCAGCAGCAAAATCTCCCTCGTCATTTAGCTCAAGATCACGCATTGCATCCAATTCGAGCTCAGTACCTGCCAGGTTCTTCTCTATCTGCTTTTTTCTCGCACTTAGCTTTTCGCTGAAAACCTGCATTTCTTCTTTTTTTAACATCTTCCTTGTCCTATTTATGATATGGATGGTTGTTATTGATGGACAGCCCCCTAAAGATCTGTTCAAGCAATACAATTTTCACTAATTTGTGTGAAAGCGTAATTTTACCAAATGATATTGCTTTATTACATTTAGTTAAAAAAGCTTCTTCAAAGCCGTAGGCACCGCCAATGTAGAGGTTGACTTCTGTCTTATCCTTAAGCAATTCGGCAAAATCATGACTATCCACTTCCTTGCTTGATGGATCAAGTGCGACATTATAGCCACTGCTCAAATACTTTTCTAATGCTTTGGTGTATGATTTTTGAGCAGCATCGGGTGAAATATCATGTGCCTTGGCGATCTCTTTATCAAAAACCTCTATCACCTCTACTTTGGCAAAAGGTTTGGCAATCTTCTTATAATGTTCGATAAGAGGAGCATAGAGTGGCTCTTTACCCTTTTTATCTACAATAATCACATTGATCTTCACCAAACATCCTAAATTTTTTTGACAGTATACACTTTTTAGTAAATATGTCAAAAAATGGGAATAAAAATGACCGTAGGATCAAAACTATTTCGAAATTGAACATAATATTTGAATGATTCAATGTTAACTTGATCCCATGTCAGCTGTGATATACTAGCGCGGAAAGAGACGAAGTACTCGCATACAGCAACATTATCGTTACGAAGTCTATGATAATAAACCACAGTAACACTTTCAGGAGAGATCAATGACAACCATGAAAATCCATTTCAGTAAGGCATTCAATGTCTAGTCATAAAAAAGTCCTTTTTGTCTGTTTAGGCAATATTTGCAGGTCTCCTCTTGCTGAAGGGGTTGCTCAAAAACATATCGATGAATACAGCCTTCCACTTTATGTAGAATCAGCAGGGACAAGTAACTGGCATGAAGGGGAAGCTCCCTGTCACAACTCTATCAAAGTAGCACAAAATAATGGCATCGATATCTCCCGACAGCGTTCACGTCCTATCACAAAACTGGATATCACTTCATTTGACTATGTGATCGCAATGGATACCCAAAACCAAGCAGACCTGAAAGCTTTTGGTTTTGAGAAGGTATTCAGACTTGGAGAGTTTGGAGGCTACAAGGGTGCAGATGTACCTGATCCTTATTTTTTCAAAGGTTTTGAGGGATTTGAAAAGGTTTATGAAATGGTAGCCTGCTGTGTAGAAGATATCTTAAAACAGATAAAACAACAAACACTCTAAAGGAGAGCAGAGGAGGATATACAACACTGACTCATGACTTAAAGGTGCCGGTTATCCCTTAAACCACCATGTATCCCATTCATAGATAATCTCGGCTAAAAGTTTATACCCTTTTGCATAAGGATGGGCTCCATCATTACTTGAAACCTCTTTGCCCCA containing:
- a CDS encoding 23S rRNA (pseudouridine(1915)-N(3))-methyltransferase RlmH, with the protein product MKINVIIVDKKGKEPLYAPLIEHYKKIAKPFAKVEVIEVFDKEIAKAHDISPDAAQKSYTKALEKYLSSGYNVALDPSSKEVDSHDFAELLKDKTEVNLYIGGAYGFEEAFLTKCNKAISFGKITLSHKLVKIVLLEQIFRGLSINNNHPYHK
- a CDS encoding low molecular weight protein-tyrosine-phosphatase, yielding MSSHKKVLFVCLGNICRSPLAEGVAQKHIDEYSLPLYVESAGTSNWHEGEAPCHNSIKVAQNNGIDISRQRSRPITKLDITSFDYVIAMDTQNQADLKAFGFEKVFRLGEFGGYKGADVPDPYFFKGFEGFEKVYEMVACCVEDILKQIKQQTL
- a CDS encoding tRNA dihydrouridine synthase, whose amino-acid sequence is MATIDFSKTLYALAPLAGFTDLPFRSVVKKFGVDLTVSEMISSNALVHQSKKTYRMVEKSPLEDLYSIQLAGSDQEVMRKAVEYVNTLDDVSVIDLNCGCPAPKIVNNLQGSSLLTDLDKMGETIRTIKKHSLKPYTSVKIRIGFNEKNPIEIAKICEDNGADFIAVHGRTRAGRYKAPVDYDAIRDIKKAVSIPVIANGDIDSPEKAKWVLEHTGADGIMIGRAAVGRPWIFHQIKEGMEEVSPALIKAVVLEHFDQMIEHYENYGAIMFRKNLHSYSKAGFQGASAFRNLVNRMEDPKEMREVIEEFFSQDYISRPH
- the dksA gene encoding RNA polymerase-binding protein DksA gives rise to the protein MLKKEEMQVFSEKLSARKKQIEKNLAGTELELDAMRDLELNDEGDFAAASAETIVDSAILTQQRKELAEIELALDKIKKGTYGICEMCEEPIGKKRLEVKNFARFCITCREITEKEQM
- the uvrA gene encoding excinuclease ABC subunit UvrA; this encodes MSSIKNDTIQVFGAKENNLKNIDLEIPKNKLVVFTGISGSGKSTLAFSTLYAEGQRRYIESLSSYARQFLGRVGKPDVDKIEGLTPAIAIDQKTTSKNPRSTVGTITEIYDYLRLLFARVGKQYCHECGKPISSMSASDIIEEVLRLPDGAKLVIMAPLVKEKKGTFADMIESLRHKGYVRAMIDGVMVRLDDEIELSKTKKHTIKVVIDRVVVKEESRDRIGQDVEKALKESFGEVEIEILNHEEIEFDRQDMHYSEHLACFDCKLSFEPLEPVSFSFNSPKGACPTCDGLGIRYAIDLKKVIDPDLSIDKGAVKIMYGFNKSYYTKFLNAFCEQNDIDINVPYSELAEYQQKAILYGIGGVVDFTWKRHKLKREWPGVVKFAHEMFKDEKDLSEYMTEKVCDKCQGHRLRPRSLAVKIEGKNIADVIDMPIEKSYTYFADEKSFSHLNEQQRLIAEPILKELHERLFFLFDVGLGYLTLSRDARTISGGEAQRIRIASQIGSGLTGVMYVLDEPSIGLHERDTMKLIRTLVSLRDKGNSVIVVEHDKETIAAADHIVDIGPGAGEFGGQVVFSGSTNALKKAKTLTADYMFGRKDVSYPHDKPQEKWIEIKNVTLNNIHHLNAKIPLHNFVCITGVSGSGKSSLILQTLLPVARELLNHAKKVNKVDGVEINGLDTLDKVIYLDQSPIGRTPRSNPATYTGVMDEIRKLFAQTKEAELRGYKVGRFSFNVKGGRCEKCQGDGQIKIEMHFLPDVMVKCDACNGARYNAQTLEVLYKGKSIADVLAMSVAEAMEFFKAIPAIAVKLKTLQDVGLDYITLGQNATTLSGGEAQRIKLSKELSRKDTGNTLYVLDEPTTGLHFADVDRLTGVLHHLVDLGNSVVVIEHNLDMIKNADYIIDMGPEGGNKGGLIIAEGSPEKLAKEYEKTGSYTAEYLKKELGI
- a CDS encoding sulfite exporter TauE/SafE family protein translates to MMMELIPVGVLIGAMSGFFGIGGGTILVPVLLAMGFSTKDAIGISIMQMVFSSIYGSYLNHKKGSLILGEGILVGLGGFIGGFIGGYVTQFIADRVLEFLFLALLLFALFRLFFSKQHEDDAQTRSINRALLFLIGVVIGIFAITLGVGGSIVLTPILVGLLHYPIKKAVSAGLFFVVFSSVAGMSSRLVTGTIDFENGLIIAIASLVGVWGGIWLKDHVHSTHHKIALLVMYVIAIAILVDKMWF